From the Leishmania panamensis strain MHOM/PA/94/PSC-1 chromosome 31 sequence genome, one window contains:
- a CDS encoding hypothetical protein (TriTrypDB/GeneDB-style sysID: LpmP.31.0150) yields MKSRGGAIDKGLARHLYRRVLRLVSVAEQPHTQRIAQVQWAEFMPSQVWIAPDDELRRIVRRSFEAPHTPSTLTNAFAFLKEARSSLFSIWVLAEWERLEEQQDPWDVYDGMALMSAALHGACVGCDSQQSFERCLKDYQMGIRSCVQNIAQSVQERMDVRSLEAGHAKDLNTFVRLVRETSTLERREAKPADFSFVSLLQSHCASEYVLNIVLVFVLRALDIHSTLIGADLSFRWVRVMPRKNTPPIFASWTYGAMRRREVEQLIRTADTQWYRSVPWDASQRKGVVCALLQRQLGCLPGHLDTRSESIQTACKKQILFLLS; encoded by the coding sequence ATGAAGAGTCGAGGCGGCGCCATCGACAAGGGGCTCGCACGCCACCTCTATCGCCGAGTACTGCGGCTAGTGTCCGTGGCCGAGCAGCCTCATACGCAGCGCATTGCGCAGGTGCAGTGGGCTGAGTTTATGCCCTCCCAGGTGTGGATAGCGCCGGACGACGAGCTGCGTCGCATTGTGCGCCGCTCCTTCGAGGCGCCGCACACCCCATCCACGTTGACGAACGCTTTCGCGTTTCTTAAGGAAGCCCGcagctccctcttttccatctGGGTGCTGGCAGAGTGGGAGCgactggaggagcagcaggaccCCTGGGATGTCTACGACGGTATGGCGCTAATGAGCGCCGCGTTGCACGGCGCGTGCGTCGGGTGCGACTCGCAGCAGTCCTTCGAGCGTTGCCTCAAGGACTACCAGATGGGTATTCGATCCTGTGTGCAGAACATAGCCCAGTCTGTGCAGGAGCGGATGGATGTGCGCTCACTCGAGGCGGGGCACGCGAAGGACCTCAACACGTTTGTGAGGCTTGTGCGCGAGACGAGCACTCTCGAGCGGCGCGAAGCGAAGCCGGCGGACTTCAGTTttgtctcgctgctgcagagccacTGCGCGTCGGAGTACGTTCTCAATATCGTCCTCGTCTTCGTACTAAGGGCCCTTGATATTCATAGCACCCTAATAGGCGCCGATCTCTCTTTTCGGTGGGTGCGGGTGATGCCGCGCAAGAACACGCCCCCCATCTTCGCCTCCTGGACCTACGGCGCCATGCGACGGAGGGAGGTCGAGCAACTCATCCGCACTGCTGACACACAATGGTATCGCTCTGTCCCATGGGACGCCTCGCAGCGAAAGGGCGTCGTTtgcgcgttgctgcagcgccagctggGGTGTCTCCCTGGCCACCTGGACACGCGTTCCGAGAGTATCCAGACCGCCTGCAAGAAGCAaattctctttcttctctcctga
- a CDS encoding hypothetical protein (TriTrypDB/GeneDB-style sysID: LpmP.31.0180), with protein sequence METVLAFLEDTLLAQYVELLPSRWSALLPRLAKRTQQLQTLTDLTAVDGLVSALEDDFQHAAQLLHAEHGMYQEGVSLFDGLRQASELVQHTWRLLANDMLAELATKEMILAHWKAAMTTISADTLRVYGHAVLVHTRVTKPRVHHLIELARAAERS encoded by the coding sequence ATGGAGACAGTGCTTGCCTTCCTGGAGGATACACTCCTCGCTCAGtacgtggagctgctgccctcACGCTGGTCTGCcttgctgccgcggctggccAAGCGAACGCAGCAACTACAGACATTGACGGATCTCACGGCAGTCGACGGGCTTGTGAGCGCCTTGGAGGACGACTTCCAGcacgctgcacagctgctccaTGCAGAGCACGGAATGTACCAAGAGGGTGTCTCACTCTTTGATGGACTTCGCCAAGCATctgagctggtgcagcacactTGGCGCCTACTCGCTAATGATATGCTTGCCGAGCTAGCGACGAAGGAGATGATACTGGCGCACTGGAAGGCAGCCATGACCACGATCAGCGCGGACACACTGCGCGTGTACGGCCATGCAGTGCTGGTTCACACGAGGGTCACCAAGCCCCGAGTGCACCACCTCATCGAGCTGGCAAGAGCAGCGGAGCGTAGTTAG
- a CDS encoding nucleolar protein, putative (TriTrypDB/GeneDB-style sysID: LpmP.31.0190) → MAKKALAAAAKKKTTAATRAATAPIAKSLSKGKGTPVATAVRKATGERGAAARAAREEPVIAAEENADSDFDYGGARGVENDTGDEENIEFDDVVNSDEEDEENFEGDIEDDDDFEVKAEKYRRRMLAQRQLADAEQQEDIATRTAKSTPLHDREQRDDEAEQAEGNTAVVQLLGKTHTAEELRDRIQETVRVLSNFKEEREEDRHRAEYLELLRADLLELYEYNELLMDSVLRLFPPAEAVDFLEAMEKTRPTTIRVNTLKAKRRDLVQALVKRGMNVEPLEKWSKVGLQVFESNVPIAGTIEYLAGQYMLQAAASFLPVMALAPQEHERVLDMSAAPGGKTTYIAQLMKNTGVLFANDVSEPRCKSLNSNLQRLGVTNCIVTNYDGTGYERVMRNFDRVLLDAPCSGTGIISRDKSIKMGKQYEDIQRASQLQRALLLSAIDACRVAGYVVYSTCSFLVEEDEAIVDFALKRRDVQVVEMGLPFGRPGFTKYRHHRYHDSLELSRRYFPHVHNMDGFFVCKLKKLSDRTTKQPDATNEKSSRAGSTSASSAKKRGRASDDAAELQVGSKRLRLENGKGVVVSEKTPSKNHRLSVPPSPTAKAARNERRTKGNRPPHKARKSTA, encoded by the coding sequence ATGGCCAAGAAGGCGCTTGCGGctgcagcgaagaagaaaactACAGCGGCGACGCGTGCCGCAACAGCCCCGATAGCCAAGTCACTCAGTAAGGGGAAGGGAACTCCCGTCGCGACCGCCGTGAGGAAGGCTACCGGGgagcgcggtgctgcggccaGGGCTGCGCGAGAGGAACCGGTGATTGCAGCGGAAGAAAATGCGGACTCGGACTTCGACTACGGCGGCGCACGGGGTGTCGAAAACGACACCGGCGATGAGGAGAACATCGAGTTTGACGATGTTGTGaacagcgacgaggaagacgaagagaacTTTGAGGGCGATATCGAAGACGATGACGACTTCGAGGTCAAGGCTGAGAAGTACCGCCGCCGTatgctggcgcagcgccaacTTGCCGatgcggagcagcaggaggataTTGCGACTCGCACCGCGAAGTCGACGCCTCTGCACGACCGAGAGCAGCGGGATGATGAGGCGGAGCAGGCGGAGGGCAACACGGCAGTCGTTCAGCTGCTTGGCAAGACTCACACTGCAGAGGAACTGCGCGACCGAATTCAAGAGACCGTCCGTGTGCTGTCCAACTTCAAGGAAGAGCGTGAGGAAGACCGTCACCGTGCTGAGTACCTCGAGTTGCTGCGCGCGGACCTCCTTGAGCTGTACGAGTACAACGAGCTCCTGATGGACTCGGTCCTGCGGCTGTTCCCCCCTGCCGAGGCGGTTGACTTTttggaggcgatggagaagaCGCGACCGACCACCATCCGAGTCAACACTCTCAAAGCGAAGCGCCGCGACCTGGTCCAGGCGCTTGTGAAGCGCGGCATGAATGTGGAGCCTCTGGAAAAGTGGTCGAAGGTTGGCCTGCAGGTGTTTGAGTCGAACGTCCCCATCGCGGGTACGATCGAGTACCTCGCGGGTCAGTATATGCTGCAGGCCGCGGCGTCCTTCCTGCCGGTCATGGCCCTCGCCCCACAGGAGCATGAGCGCGTTCTCGACATGTCCGCCGCACCAGGAGGGAAGACGACTTACATTGCACAGCTCATGAAGAACACTGGCGTCCTCTTCGCCAACGATGTGAGTGAGCCACGGTGCAAGTCGCTCAACTCGAACCTCCAGCGCCTTGGCGTCACGAACTGCATCGTGACAAACTACGACGGCACCGGCTACGAGAGGGTGATGCGCAACTTCGACCGCGTTCTGCTCGATGCCCCCTGCTCCGGCACGGGCATCATCTCGCGTGACAAGAGCATCAAGATGGGCAAACAGTACGAGGACATTCAGCGTGCCTCACaactgcagcgcgcgctACTGCTGAGTGCCATCGACGCCTGCCGGGTTGCTGGCTACGTCGTCTACTCGACCTGTTCCTTCCTcgtggaggaagacgaggccATTGTGGACTTTGCGTTGAAGCGGCGCGATGTGCAGGTGGTAGAAATGGGACTGCCGTTTGGTCGCCCTGGCTTCACCAagtaccgccaccaccgctaccACGACAGCCTCGAGCTCTCCCGCCGCTACTTCCCCCACGTGCACAACATGGACGGCTTTTTCGTGTGCAAGCTGAAGAAGCTCTCGGACCGCACCACGAAGCAGCCGGACGCGACAAACGAGAAGTCATCCAGGGCGGGGAGCACCTCCGCTTCTTCGGCAAAGAAGCGTGGGCGCGCCAGCGACGATGCTGCGGAGCTCCAGGTCGGCTCGAAGAGGCTGCGACTGGAGAACGGAAAAGGTGTTGTGGTCTCCGAAAAGACGCCTTCCAAGAACCACAGGCTCAGTGTTCCTCCCTCGCCCACTGCCAAAGCGGCTCGAAATGAGCGACGTACGAAGGGCAACCGCCCGCCACACAAAGCGCGTAAGTCGACAGCGTAG
- a CDS encoding hypothetical protein (TriTrypDB/GeneDB-style sysID: LpmP.31.0170) → MERAHHSPRKASPPVPMSGFVGATVECLHAVLHEVVLLLQALQASIALQAKQSYETSSVRLYTFLDTSRCCLRLIVIVSLMLIAALAVLLVDLSGCLVSSVATAAGIRHLVLANVPGTAVIPLHFNALPFHNDDWQRHLPEDKALKDFLLPDRKTRALVESMAQRADSLSAMQQHMGQFADAKFSFLSHFVNTHLASSTMHIPRTTTSAEVFSPRGGVNLEGLFQFGPVMFNAKGEYTAKMQVVLTKEEVGRDVPLILESSMLFSEDATAVQSVAQFDVLFTTSTSVTIRTGPSYRPWIELLLRKLLRFWFYLPVWSYEYLRSALHQRDSAPFPPIDPSREVAVVLEVYNRFTPPLTLQPRLRAMNFTLYQLPDASAPSRVKVSRLVFFSTVQLTGVARWLTDYPVATFLLLVAVFFAVFALTSVGGLLGLLVYVYWRWFRRRGLAPFAADGLTEEVVALPHDRPAAAVKRVVTPHLRRHRSSSDLYDSLDTSQLRRSQSFNYTPEKKRT, encoded by the coding sequence ATGGAAAGGGCCCATCATTCACCACGAAAGGCGTCACCACCGGTGCCAATGTCGGGGTTCGTAGGCGCCACAGTAGAGTGCCTCCATGCTGTCTTGCATGaggtagtgctgctgctacaggcgctgcaggcctCCATCGCCCTGCAAGCGAAGCAGAGCTATGAAACGAGCAGCGTACGTCTATATACATTTCTGGACACCTCCCGCTGCTGTCTTCGGCTCATCGTCATTGTCTCCCTGATGCTCATAGCAGCactcgcggtgctgctggtggacTTGTCTGGCTGTCTTGTTAGTTCGGTCGCCACGGCTGCCGGTATCCGtcacctcgtcctcgccaACGTGcctggcaccgccgtcatcCCACTACACTTCAACGCGCTGCCGTTCCACAACGACGactggcagcggcacctgccAGAGGACAAGGCGCTCAAGGACTTCCTTCTCCCCGATAGAAAGACGCGAGCCCTCGTCGAGTCCATggcgcagcgcgccgacTCTCTTAGcgccatgcagcagcacatggGACAGTTTGCGGATGCAAAGTTCTCGTTTCTGAGTCACTTCGTCAACACCCACTTGGCCTCCTCCACTATGCACATCCctcgcaccaccacctcggcggAGGTCTTCTCTCCGAGAGGTGGCGTCAATCTCGAGGGTCTCTTCCAGTTCGGGCCGGTCATGTTCAACGCGAAGGGCGAGTACACGGCCAAGATGCAGGTGGTACTCacaaaggaggaggtgggccGGGATGTGCCACTCATACTGGAGTCCTCCATGCTCTTCTCTGAGGACGCCACAGCCGTGCAGTCTGTTGCCCAATTTGATGTCCTCTTCACAACGAGTACCTCTGTCACGATACGCACCGGGCCGTCGTACAGGCCGTGGatcgagctgctgctgagaaaGCTGCTACGATTCTGGTTCTACCTACCAGTGTGGTCGTACGAGTACCTACGAAGTGCGCTGCACCAGAGGGATAGTGCGCCATTTCCGCCTATCGATCCATCCCGCGAGGTTGCTGTTGTACTCGAGGTTTACAACCGCTTCACACCACCGCTGACCCTGCAACCCCGCCTGCGCGCCATGAACTTCACACTCTACCAGCTCCCCGACGCCAGTGCACCCTCTCGCGTGAAGGTGTCGCGGCTGGTGTTTTTCTCTACCGTGCAGCTCACGGGAGTGGCGCGGTGGCTGACCGACTACCCTGTCGCCACGTTTCTTCTACTCGTCGCCGTCTTCTTTGCAGTGTTTGCATTGACAAGCGTCGGCGGTCTGCTCGGGCTTCTCGTCTACGTGTACTGGCGCTGGTTCCGGCGCCGGGGGCTGGCACCATTCGCCGCGGACGGCCTGACCGAGGAGGTCGTCGCCCTACCGCACGACAggcctgccgcagcggtgaagCGCGTCGTGACGCCTCATTTGCGCcgacaccgcagcagcagcgacttgTACGACAGCCTTGACACGtcacagctgcgccgctcccaATCCTTCAACTACACcccagagaagaagaggacgTAG
- a CDS encoding DNA-directed RNA polymerase II subunit 2, putative (TriTrypDB/GeneDB-style sysID: LpmP.31.0160) has translation MAQDELLDLEDPDMVLDDGFIDERDDENPNDDLDSEDIWEVISSFFREKGLVHQQLDSYNDFLMRIPKMIESMAVIPRQDDQYDPGVTMEEQRDQPRLVLQDVVIGNPSHQTHSYFAGGPLPPLFPNECRLRDMTYDAQAQVTLGVELYHPHADTPHDTFLRNVELGRIPIMLKSMRCNLSGKDEDELPRLNECPHDQGGYFVINGTEKVLIAQERQAANHVYAFSRQKGLLCEVKSIVEGSLNKPRTLQIIMPYRNRGPGSGFESLMCRVAQMDETIPLFVLFRAMDMVADKEILQTVVPDLKDTAMLELLRGSMSDASTLQIFTREEALGYIGRRLGKQDAMANLQREAESLLMRDLLPHMGTDPSANRTKCLYMGYMVHKLLLVALGRHEETDRDFLGHKRIDVAGTLLTVQLQTFLAQVRKEMIKTLQDHAANPRGVFSFGRVIHSRLVTDGLRRCLATGNFGDLKTGNIKTGVAQTLNRLTYSSSLSNLRRIQNPIAASSKATRPRNLHCTQWGYICPVETPEGGSIGLLKNVALMCLMSRGTDHAEVVQAVQARIDGFRTIGLEDTADVRVARVFVNGTMIGVDRNPERLLHDLRTRRRNGELSNEVSIVRDIRDREIRVFSDGGRCLRPLFVVENCHLKLRKSSIRDLLVSEKAGGKKSISWNTVLKKGYVELIDCEEEDSLLVAMTPSEVEKNYYYSHCEMDPSMILGICASIIPYPNHNQSPRNTYQSAMGKQAMGIYASNFNMRMDTTAHVLFYPQKPLVRTKAMTYMHSNDLPAGHNAVVAISCYSGYNQEDSIIMSRSAVERGFFRSAFWRSFKAKEERQKRDALETFENPNREVCRVKRADYSKLDTDGLIKPGMRVLGGDVVVGKTIPLPEADLDKLTTGNTKITKRDASITSRTTEKGVVEKVMLTMNNSDRFAKVKIRTIKIPNIGDKFCSRHGQKGTNGIQFRQEDMPFNRDGVVPDLIINPHAIPSRMTVAHLIETLAGKVACYKGGEVYATPFCSVVVDDFGKALHALGSQRYGNECLYNGHTGLPLDHLIFFGPTFYQRLKHLSGDKIHARPRGPLQPLVRQPTEGRAHEGGLRFGEMERDCMLSYGASQWLRERLFRVSDYYTVHVCNHCGTICVADTKLNRYQCKGCENDTRISQVLMPYACKLLFQELMSMTILPRLGTGPL, from the coding sequence ATGGCGCAGGATGAGCTACTGGATCTGGAAGACCCTGACATGGTCCTCGATGATGGCTTCATCGACGAGCGCGACGACGAGAACCCCAACGACGACCTCGACAGCGAGGACATTTGGGAGGTCATCTCATCCTTCTTCCGGGAGAAGGGACTCGTGCATCAACAGTTGGATTCGTACAACGACTTCCTCATGCGCATCCCCAAGATGATCGAGAGCATGGCTGTCATCCCTCGCCAAGACGACCAGTACGACCCAGGGGTCAcgatggaggagcagcgcgacCAGCCCCGGCTGGTGTTGCAGGACGTGGTGATTGGCAACCCGTCGCACCAGACGCACTCGTACTTCGCCGGtgggccgctgccgccgctcttcCCAAACGAGTGCCGTTTGCGCGACATGACGTAcgacgcgcaggcgcaggtgACACTCGGAGTGGAGCTGTACCATCCGCACGCCGATACGCCGCACGACACCTTCCTGCGCAATGTCGAGCTGGGCCGTATTCCCATCATGCTCAAGTCCATGCGCTGCAACCTCAGCGGCAAGGATGAGGATGAGCTACCGCGGCTCAACGAGTGCCCGCACGACCAGGGAGGGTACTTTGTGATCAACGGCACGGAGAAGGTGCTCAtcgcgcaggagcggcaggcTGCCAACCACGTCTACGCGTTTTCCCGCCAGAAGGGGCTGTTGTGCGAGGTGAAGTCGATTGTGGAGGGCTCGCTGAACAAGCCGCGTACGCTGCAGATCATCATGCCGTACCGGAACAGAGGCCCCGGCAGCGGCTTCGAGAGCCTCATGTGCCGCGTTGCGCAGATGGATGAGACGATTCCGCTGTTTGTGCTGTTTCGGGCGATGGACATGGTGGCGGACAAGGAGATCCTGCAGACGGTCGTGCCGGACCTAAAGGACACCGCgatgctggagctgctgcgcggctcCATGAGTGACGCGAGCACGCTGCAGATCTTCACCCGCGAGGAGGCTCTCGGCTACATTGGCCGGCGCCTCGGCAAACAAGACGCCATGGCGAACCTACAGCGGGAAGCGGAGAGCCTGCTGATGCGGGACTTGCTGCCGCACATGGGCACGGACCCTTCCGCCAACCGCACAAAGTGCCTGTATATGGGCTACATGGTGCAcaagctgctgctcgtcgcCCTCGGACGCCATGAGGAGACGGACCGTGACTTTCTGGGGCACAAGCGCATTGACGTGGCAGGCACACTGCtgacggtgcagctgcagaccTTTCTCGCGCAGGTGCGGAAGGAAATGATCAAGACCCTGCAGGACCACGCTGCCAACCCGCGCGGCGTCTTCAGCTTCGGCCGTGTCATCCACAGCAGACTTGTCACTGACggtctgcgccgctgtctcgCCACCGGCAACTTCGGCGACCTCAAGACGGGCAACATCAAGACAGGCGTGGCGCAGACGCTGAACCGTCTCACCTACTCGTCTTCCCTTAGCAATCTGCGTCGCATCCAGAACCCCATTGCCGCCTCCAGCAAGGCGACACGCCCGCGCAACTTGCACTGCACGCAGTGGGGGTACATTTGCCCTGTGGAGACGCCGGAGGGCGGCTCGATCGGGTTGCTCAAGAACGTGGCGTTGATGTGTCTCATGTCCCGCGGCACAGACCacgccgaggtggtgcaggccgTGCAGGCGCGCATCGATGGCTTCCGCACCATCGGTCTCGAGGACACGGCtgacgtgcgtgtggcgcGTGTGTTCGTGAACGGCACGATGATTGGCGTGGACCGCAACCcggagcggctgctgcacgacCTGCGCACGCGGCGCCGCAACGGCGAGCTCAGCAATGAGGTGAGCATCGTGCGCGATATCCGCGATCGCGAAATCCGCGTCTTCTCGGATGGTGGTCGCTGTCTGCGccctctcttcgttgttGAGAACTGCCACCTAAAGCTCCGCAAGTCCAGCATACGCGACCTGCTCGTCTCGGAGAAGGCGGGCGGAAAGAAATCCATCTCGTGGAACACCGTGCTGAAGAAGGGCTACGTCGAGCTGATTGactgcgaggaggaggactcGCTGCTGGTCGCCATGACGCCGAGCGAGGTGGAAAAGAACTACTACTACTCCCACTGCGAGATGGACCCGTCGATGATTCTTGGCATTTGTGCCTCCATTATCCCCTACCCCAACCACAACCAGTCGCCGCGCAACACCTACCAGTCCGCCATGGGTAAGCAGGCCATGGGCATCTACGCCTCGAACTTCAACATGCGCATGGATACCACCGCCCATGTCCTTTTCTACCCGCAAAAACCGCTGGTGCGCACCAAGGCCATGACGTACATGCACAGCAACGACCTGCCCGCCGGCCACAACGCGGTGGTGGCCATCTCGTGCTACAGCGGGTACAACCAAGAGGACTCTATCATTATGAGCCGCTCCGCCGTGGAGCGCGGCTTCTTCCGGAGCGCCTTCTGGCGCTCCTTCAAGGCGAAGGAagagcggcagaagcgcGACGCGCTGGAGACCTTCGAGAATCCCAACCGCGAGGTATGCCGCGTGAAGCGTGCCGACTACTCGAAGCTGGACACGGACGGCCTCATCAAGCCCGGCATGCGCGTCCTCGGGGGCGACGTGGTTGTGGGCAAGACGATCCCGCTGCCCGAGGCAGACCTCGACAAGCTCACGACGGGCAACACGAAGATCACGAAGCGGGACGCGAGTATCACCTCGCGCACTACGGAGAAGGGCGTCGTGGAGAAGGTGATGTTGACGATGAACAACAGCGATCGCTTCGCCAAGGTCAAAATTCGCACCATCAAAATCCCTAACATCGGCGACAAATTTTGCAGCCGGCACGGCCAAAAGGGCACCAACGGCATTCAGTTTCGCCAGGAGGACATGCCCTTCAACCGCGACGGGGTCGTGCCGGACCTCATCATCAACCCGCACGCCATTCCCTCCCGCATGACAGTGGCCCACCTGATCGAAACACTGGCCGGCAAGGTGGCGTGCTACAAGGGCGGCGAGGTATACGCGACACCGTTCTGCTCCGTCGTTGTGGACGACTTTGGCAAGGCCTTGCATGCCCTCGGGTCGCAGCGGTACGGCAACGAGTGCCTCTACAATGGGCACACAGGGCTGCCGCTGGATCATCTGATCTTCTTCGGCCCCACCTTCTATCAGCGCCTGAAACACTTATCTGGAGACAAAATCCACGCCCGGCCACGtgggccgctgcagccgctggtTCGTCAGCCAACCGAGGGTCGCGCGCACGAGGGTGGGCTGAGGTTTGGCGAGATGGAGCGTGACTGCATGCTCTCCTATGGTGCATCGCAGTGGCTGCGGGAGCGCCTCTTCCGCGTCAGTGACTACTACACGGTGCACGTGTGCAATCACTGTGGCACCATCTGTGTGGCCGACACAAAGCTCAACCGCTACCAGTGCAAAGGTTGCGAAAACGACACGCGCATCTCCCAGGTGCTCATGCCGTACGCCTGCAAGCTCCTCTTCCAAGAGCTCATGTCCATGACAATTTTGCCGCGCCTCGGCACCGGGCCtctgtga
- a CDS encoding ubiquitin hydrolase, putative (TriTrypDB/GeneDB-style sysID: LpmP.31.0140), with translation MLAEIKVKWGKEDLTMEVDLGSTVGALKEALKAKTGVPVEKQKLMGLKPATSKDDATLSAAGLAPGKTVMLIGSTESAVAGPTVQAAAGEANKTGGFTATTTTSNGLRNIANTCYLNSALQMLRTIPEIREVLEAYRGDNALLRQLSAVLQSLESTKEAVMPLQLWTTLVQTNPTFGERDEHGGFMQQDSQEVLNVLLQAVNSVLPEKYAHLFEGKMHQTLTCVDDPTDKGKESEVPFTMLSCNITGEVQTLEAGLEHAFDERFTAPCEALQKDAAQFTRVSKLSEAPEYVFVHLVRFSWRVDIQKKAKILKPITFPFILDTAIVSTEALKAAEKPARDILQERRDKELERRRRPRAERESSPADTPEQEKVPLILKNESGYYELCGVISHKGRSADGGHYVYWGRKADAWLVYDDENVAAVSKEDVRRLRGAGEAHIAYVLLYRSRCPLTRAPVIPL, from the coding sequence atgcTGGCCGAAATCAAAGTAAAATGGGGGAAGGAGGACCTCACGATGGAGGTGGACCTCGGCAGCACGGTGGGCGCCCTCAAGGAGGCGCTCAAAGCGAAAACCGGAGTGCcggtggagaagcagaaacTCATGGGCCTTAAGCCCGCCACGAGCAAAGATGACGCTACACTGAGCGCCGCTGGCCTCGCGCCTGGCAAGACGGTCATGTTGATTGGGTCAACAGAGAGCGCTGTGGCGGGGCCCACAGTACAGGCGGCCGCTGGAGAGGCGAACAAGACCGGCGGCTTCACCGCGACTACGACCACCTCGAACGGTTTGAGAAATATCGCCAACACGTGCTACCTGAACTCGGCGCTGCAGATGCTGCGCACCATTCCGGAGATTCGCGAAGTGCTCGAGGCGTACCGTGGCGACAACGCACTTCTACGCCAGCTCAGtgccgtgctgcagtcgtTAGAGAGCACcaaggaggcggtgatgccgctgcagctctggaCGACGCTGGTGCAGACCAATCCAACGTTTGGTGAGCGCGACGAGCATGGCGGTTTCATGCAGCAGGACTCGCAGGAGGTGCTCAACGTGCTGCTCCAGGCTGTAAACTCTGTTCTACCCGAGAAGTACGCGCACCTTTTTGAAGGCAAGATGCACCAGACCCTCACCTGTGTTGACGACCCGACTGACAAGGGCAAGGAGTCCGAGGTGCCCTTCACGATGCTGTCCTGCAACATCACGGGCGAGGTGCAGACGCTGGAGGCGGGGCTCGAGCATGCCTTCGACGAGCGCTTCACTGCACCTTGCGAGGCACTGCAGAAGGACGCCGCCCAATTCACTCGCGTCAGCAAACTGAGCGAAGCGCCGGAGTACGTCTTTGTGCACCTGGTCCGCTTCTCCTGGCGCGTGGACATccagaagaaggcgaagatCCTCAAGCCCATCACGTTCCCCTTCATCCTCGACACCGCCATTGTCTCCACCGAAGCGCTCAAGGCCGCAGAGAAACCGGCGCGCGATATTCTCCAAGAGCGGCGCGACAAGGAGttggagcggcgccgccgccctcgagCGGAAAGGGAGTCGTCGCCAGCGGACACACcggagcaggagaaggtGCCCCTCATCCTCAAGAACGAGAGCGGTTACTATGAGCTGTGCGGCGTCATCTCGCACAAGGGCCGCAGCGCAGATGGAGGCCACTATGTGTATTGGGGTAGGAAGGCAGACGCGTGGCTTGTCTACGACGACGAGAACGTGGCGGCTGTCTCGAAGGAGGACGTGAGGCGGCTGCGCGGTGCCGGGGAAGCGCACATCGCCTACGTCCTGCTCTATCGCAGTCGCTGCCCCCTCACACGAGCGCCGGTTATTCCGCTTTAG